In Arthrobacter sp. MN05-02, one genomic interval encodes:
- the ychF gene encoding ribosome-binding ATPase YchF, with product MALTIGIVGLPNVGKSTLFNALTRNNVLAANYPFATIEPNVGVVNLPDPRLGRLAEVFGSQRILPATVSFVDIAGIVKGASEGEGLGNQFLANIREAEAIAQVIRVFDDPDVIHVDGKVDPRSDMETINTELILADLQTLEKAIPRVEKEVKIKKREAAQLTAMQAAQSVLERGDTIFASVTSDKLEMEHLRELSLLTAKPFIYVFNVDDAVLGSAERQAELRRLVAPADAIFLDAKLEADLVELDEEEAREMLEMNGQEESGLDQLARVGFHTLGLQTYLTAGPKESRAWTIKKGATAPEAAGVIHSDFQRGFIKAEVVSFHDLVDAGSMSEAKSRGKVRIEGKEYVMSDGDVVEFRFNV from the coding sequence GTGGCTCTTACTATCGGCATCGTCGGACTGCCCAATGTCGGCAAATCAACCCTCTTCAACGCGCTGACGCGCAACAACGTCCTGGCGGCGAACTACCCGTTCGCGACCATCGAACCGAACGTCGGCGTGGTCAACCTCCCGGATCCCCGCTTGGGACGCCTCGCCGAGGTCTTCGGCTCGCAGCGCATCCTCCCGGCCACCGTGTCCTTCGTCGACATCGCAGGGATCGTCAAGGGCGCCTCGGAGGGGGAGGGCCTCGGCAACCAGTTCCTCGCAAACATCCGCGAGGCGGAAGCGATCGCCCAGGTCATCCGCGTGTTCGACGACCCCGATGTCATTCACGTCGACGGCAAGGTGGACCCCCGCTCCGACATGGAGACCATCAACACCGAGCTGATCCTCGCCGACCTGCAGACCCTCGAAAAGGCCATTCCTCGCGTCGAGAAGGAAGTGAAGATCAAGAAGCGCGAGGCCGCGCAGCTCACCGCCATGCAGGCGGCGCAGTCCGTCCTCGAACGCGGAGACACGATCTTCGCCTCCGTCACGAGCGACAAGCTGGAGATGGAGCACCTGCGCGAGCTGAGCCTGCTCACCGCCAAGCCGTTCATCTACGTCTTCAACGTCGATGACGCAGTCCTCGGGAGCGCAGAGCGCCAGGCGGAACTGCGGCGGCTCGTCGCACCCGCCGACGCGATCTTCCTCGACGCCAAGCTCGAGGCCGACCTCGTCGAGCTCGACGAGGAAGAGGCCCGCGAGATGCTCGAGATGAACGGCCAGGAGGAGTCCGGCCTCGACCAGCTCGCCCGCGTCGGGTTCCACACCCTCGGCCTGCAGACCTACCTGACGGCGGGTCCGAAGGAGAGCCGGGCCTGGACCATCAAGAAGGGTGCCACGGCGCCCGAGGCGGCCGGGGTCATCCACTCCGACTTCCAGCGGGGGTTCATCAAGGCCGAGGTCGTCTCCTTCCACGACCTCGTCGACGCCGGTTCCATGAGCGAGGCGAAGTCCCGCGGCAAGGTCCGCATCGAGGGCAAGGAATACGTCATGTCCGACGGCGACGTGGTGGAGTTCCGCTTCAACGTCTGA
- a CDS encoding class F sortase, giving the protein MLSACAGSSAGTDAGSAPSVSPSSAALPTLATSTREAGAVPPQIPVPDLPAVLAASPPTSFEIPSIGAASEVLRTGLRENGTLEVPPDGPGAPASWYDESPTPGERGPAVLLGHVNATDGGPGVFADLRELRAGDVIEVLREDGTTAVFAVDRAEQYSKDAFPTTTVYGNTEGSELRLITCDGYDPATGAFEDNYVVFATLVP; this is encoded by the coding sequence AACCGACGCCGGCTCAGCGCCTTCGGTCAGCCCATCGAGCGCGGCGCTGCCGACACTTGCCACATCGACCCGCGAAGCCGGCGCCGTGCCACCGCAGATTCCGGTGCCGGACCTGCCCGCGGTACTGGCCGCGTCTCCGCCGACGTCCTTCGAGATCCCCTCGATCGGTGCAGCCTCGGAAGTGCTGAGGACGGGGCTGAGGGAGAACGGGACACTCGAGGTACCACCCGACGGACCCGGTGCCCCGGCAAGCTGGTACGACGAGTCGCCGACACCGGGTGAACGTGGACCAGCGGTGCTGCTCGGGCACGTCAATGCGACCGATGGCGGCCCTGGTGTCTTCGCCGACCTGAGGGAACTCAGGGCGGGGGACGTCATCGAGGTGCTGCGGGAGGACGGGACGACCGCGGTCTTCGCCGTCGACCGCGCCGAGCAATACTCCAAGGACGCATTCCCGACCACCACGGTGTACGGCAATACGGAGGGATCCGAGCTACGCCTCATCACCTGTGACGGCTACGATCCGGCCACCGGGGCCTTCGAGGACAACTACGTCGTCTTCGCCACGCTCGTTCCCTGA